From the genome of Candidatus Woesearchaeota archaeon, one region includes:
- a CDS encoding signal recognition particle receptor subunit alpha, translated as MVLEGLSQSLKKTLSKITGSIFVDEKLINELVKDIQRALLQSDVNVQLVLKITQGIKERAKKEETPKSINKREHLINIVYEELVKFLGQGDHKSLIDEIKKQNEQKQPFKLMLVGLFGSGKTTTTGKLANYFKKRGLKTCVLTTDTWRPAAYDQLEQLSKKINVDFFGNKKEKNPAKIYQQYEKQLQEYDLIIIDTAGRDALNEELTEELQLLNKTIQPNQSFLVISGDIGQTAEKQASSFHENANVKGVIISKLDGTSKGGGALIACSITGAPVKFIGTGEKTDDIEEFKPEGFVGRLLGMGDLEALLEKTKEAFTEEDVEDMQEKLSKGDFSLQDLYDQMQAMKKMGPLNKILDMIPGMNQANIPKDMLKQQEGKIDKWKYLMDSMTQKEKNEPEIITGKRIERIAKGSGQPTSEIRALLKQYRQSKKLMKMLKPGKNTSEKDMQKMMQKMQKGGMKGFK; from the coding sequence ATGGTACTTGAAGGACTATCGCAAAGCCTGAAAAAAACATTATCTAAAATAACTGGCTCAATATTCGTAGATGAAAAACTAATCAACGAACTAGTAAAAGACATACAAAGAGCACTTTTACAATCAGACGTTAATGTACAACTAGTACTAAAAATCACACAAGGCATAAAAGAAAGAGCAAAAAAAGAAGAAACCCCAAAATCAATAAACAAAAGAGAACACCTAATAAACATAGTATATGAAGAACTAGTAAAATTCTTAGGACAAGGAGACCACAAATCATTAATAGATGAAATAAAAAAACAAAACGAACAAAAACAACCATTCAAACTAATGCTAGTAGGATTATTTGGGTCAGGAAAAACTACAACAACCGGAAAACTAGCAAACTACTTCAAAAAACGCGGACTCAAAACATGCGTTTTAACAACAGACACTTGGCGACCTGCCGCATACGACCAACTAGAACAACTAAGCAAAAAAATAAATGTGGACTTTTTTGGTAATAAAAAAGAAAAAAACCCTGCAAAAATATACCAACAATATGAAAAACAATTACAAGAATACGACCTAATAATAATAGATACTGCTGGAAGAGACGCATTAAATGAAGAACTAACAGAAGAACTACAACTACTAAACAAAACAATACAACCAAATCAATCATTTCTCGTCATAAGCGGAGACATAGGACAAACAGCAGAAAAACAAGCATCATCATTTCATGAAAACGCAAATGTAAAAGGAGTAATAATAAGCAAACTAGACGGAACAAGCAAAGGAGGCGGAGCACTAATAGCATGTTCAATAACAGGAGCACCAGTAAAATTCATAGGAACTGGAGAAAAAACAGACGACATAGAAGAATTCAAACCAGAAGGTTTTGTAGGCAGACTACTAGGAATGGGAGACCTAGAAGCACTACTAGAAAAAACAAAAGAAGCATTCACAGAAGAAGACGTAGAAGACATGCAAGAAAAATTAAGCAAAGGAGACTTCTCGCTTCAAGATTTATATGATCAAATGCAAGCAATGAAAAAAATGGGACCTTTAAACAAAATTTTAGATATGATCCCTGGAATGAACCAAGCAAACATACCTAAAGACATGTTAAAACAACAAGAAGGAAAAATAGACAAATGGAAATACTTAATGGATAGCATGACACAAAAAGAAAAAAATGAACCCGAAATAATAACCGGAAAAAGAATAGAAAGAATCGCAAAAGGCAGTGGACAACCAACTTCTGAAATACGCGCACTTTTAAAACAATACAGACAAAGCAAAAAACTAATGAAAATGCTGAAACCAGGAAAAAACACAAGTGAAAAAGACATGCAAAAAATGATGCAAAAAATGCAGAAAGGAGGCATGAAAGGATTCAAATAA